In one window of Candidatus Omnitrophota bacterium DNA:
- a CDS encoding Gfo/Idh/MocA family oxidoreductase → MSSKVLNCGIIGYGYMGEIRRQVIERHPEQMRLIGVCEPNSATRGKIHGVAVFEKFEDLLKEKPDVMFVCTPNCFSPEISIKSMRAGIHVFCEKPPGRNLEDIRNIMAEEKPGLKLMFGFNHRFHPGILKAKVIVDTGRFGKVINMRGLYGKSGGKQFHKSWRNNKEISGGGILLDQGIHMLDLFRHICGDFDEVKCFTSNEHWKFDVEDNAYVILANSHGQHAVCHSSATFWKHTFRLDITLEQGYLTVEGLLSKSGSYGREKIIVATRQFEDETAAVGNPSEEVTYFDRDLSWDLEVEEFFRCITEDKPVTISSSRDAFKVMEIIDKAYKDAAWAATKEQIKNKIF, encoded by the coding sequence ATGTCATCCAAAGTCCTCAACTGCGGGATCATCGGCTACGGCTACATGGGGGAAATCCGCCGCCAGGTGATCGAGCGCCATCCCGAGCAGATGCGCCTGATCGGGGTCTGCGAGCCCAATTCCGCCACGCGCGGCAAGATCCATGGCGTGGCCGTCTTTGAAAAGTTCGAGGACCTGCTCAAGGAAAAGCCGGACGTGATGTTCGTCTGCACCCCCAACTGTTTTTCCCCGGAAATTTCCATCAAAAGTATGCGTGCCGGCATCCACGTGTTCTGCGAGAAGCCGCCGGGCCGCAATCTGGAAGACATCCGCAACATCATGGCCGAAGAAAAACCCGGCCTCAAGCTCATGTTCGGCTTCAACCACCGTTTTCACCCCGGCATCCTCAAGGCCAAGGTCATCGTGGACACCGGCCGCTTCGGCAAGGTCATCAACATGCGCGGGCTGTACGGCAAGTCCGGCGGCAAGCAGTTCCACAAATCCTGGCGCAATAACAAAGAGATCTCCGGCGGCGGCATCCTGCTCGACCAGGGCATCCACATGCTGGATCTGTTCCGCCATATCTGCGGGGACTTCGACGAGGTCAAGTGTTTCACCAGCAACGAGCACTGGAAATTCGACGTTGAGGACAACGCCTACGTCATCCTGGCCAACAGCCACGGCCAGCACGCCGTCTGCCATTCCTCGGCCACGTTCTGGAAGCACACCTTCCGGCTGGACATCACGCTGGAGCAGGGCTATCTCACGGTGGAGGGGCTGTTGTCCAAGTCCGGCAGTTACGGGAGAGAGAAGATCATCGTGGCGACTCGCCAGTTCGAAGACGAGACAGCCGCGGTCGGCAACCCGTCCGAGGAAGTCACCTATTTCGACCGCGACCTTTCGTGGGACCTGGAAGTGGAAGAGTTCTTCCGCTGTATCACCGAAGACAAGCCCGTGACGATCAGTTCCTCCCGCGACGCGTTCAAGGTCATGGAGATCATTGACAAGGCCTACAAAGACGCGGCCTGGGCGGCGACGAAAGAACAAATAAAGAATAAAATTTTCTAA
- a CDS encoding lipopolysaccharide biosynthesis protein translates to MTKERQIRHGILYLGATVAENFVPFLTLPVFTRILTEQDYGALALAQVYGLLAGGVVNCGLTVAYNRNYFQYRQDKLNTSRLLTSVLAFVAAAGTVLGLVTFVLRDALSGLFIRSPHHGDLLFWAFAANLLINLKTYPLLFLRNEERARDFVFYSVLAAALYLAASVGMVVVLKSGVIGLVISQAAVYAVVLALALGQCYRQLPVSFDGKILRDALGIGSPLLPTVFLGTLGNNFDKYMIGLLGTMGGVGVYSIGQKIAALVFTLMTSLQNVFSPQIYKRMFDLKGEEGAKSVGRYLTPFAYAVISAALLMSLCADELVWLLTPPNFHGAADVMRVLVLYYAVLFFAKINGEQLVFARKTHLTTALFVAAMALNVGLNIPFILTWGAIGAAWATLIARMISGAVIFAVAQRHYPVRWEYGRLAFIFGVLFVSAVGIIVMKHAGAPYPFLAGCKAAALAAYAAGGVRLGILTKDYWDAVKNLVPGIRKGQ, encoded by the coding sequence ATGACTAAAGAGCGGCAGATCCGGCACGGCATCCTTTACCTCGGCGCCACGGTCGCTGAAAATTTTGTGCCGTTTTTGACCCTGCCAGTTTTTACCCGCATTTTGACCGAGCAGGACTACGGCGCGCTGGCCCTGGCCCAGGTCTACGGCCTGCTCGCCGGCGGGGTCGTCAACTGCGGGTTGACCGTCGCCTACAACCGCAATTATTTTCAATACCGGCAGGACAAGCTGAACACCTCCCGGCTGTTGACCTCGGTCCTCGCGTTCGTCGCGGCCGCCGGCACTGTCCTGGGCCTGGTCACGTTTGTCCTGCGGGACGCGCTGTCCGGGCTGTTCATCCGTTCCCCGCATCACGGCGACCTGCTGTTCTGGGCCTTTGCGGCGAATCTCCTCATCAATCTCAAAACTTATCCGCTGTTGTTCCTGCGCAACGAGGAACGGGCGCGCGATTTTGTGTTCTACAGCGTGCTCGCGGCCGCGCTGTATCTCGCCGCGTCCGTCGGGATGGTGGTTGTCCTGAAATCCGGCGTCATCGGGCTGGTGATCTCGCAGGCCGCCGTGTATGCCGTTGTCCTGGCCCTGGCGCTGGGACAGTGTTACCGCCAGCTGCCGGTTTCCTTCGACGGGAAGATTCTCAGGGACGCGCTCGGCATCGGGTCGCCGCTCCTGCCCACGGTCTTTCTGGGCACCCTGGGCAACAATTTCGACAAATACATGATCGGCCTTCTGGGAACGATGGGGGGCGTGGGCGTTTACAGCATTGGGCAGAAGATCGCGGCCCTGGTCTTTACCCTGATGACATCTTTGCAGAACGTGTTTTCTCCGCAGATTTACAAGAGGATGTTCGACCTGAAAGGGGAGGAGGGGGCGAAGTCCGTCGGGCGTTACCTGACCCCGTTCGCTTACGCGGTGATCTCGGCCGCCCTCTTGATGTCGCTGTGCGCGGACGAGCTGGTGTGGCTTCTGACGCCCCCGAATTTTCACGGCGCGGCGGACGTGATGCGGGTGCTGGTCCTGTATTACGCGGTTTTGTTTTTCGCGAAGATCAACGGCGAGCAGCTGGTCTTTGCCAGGAAGACGCACCTGACCACCGCGCTCTTCGTGGCCGCGATGGCGTTGAACGTCGGGCTGAACATCCCGTTCATCCTGACGTGGGGCGCGATCGGCGCGGCCTGGGCGACGCTGATCGCCCGGATGATCTCCGGCGCCGTTATCTTCGCCGTGGCCCAGAGGCATTATCCGGTCCGCTGGGAATACGGCCGGCTGGCGTTCATTTTCGGCGTCCTGTTCGTCTCGGCCGTCGGGATCATCGTGATGAAGCACGCGGGGGCCCCTTATCCATTCCTGGCCGGCTGTAAGGCCGCGGCGCTTGCCGCCTACGCCGCCGGCGGGGTCCGGCTGGGCATCCTCACGAAAGACTATTGGGACGCGGTGAAGAATCTTGTCCCGGGAATAAGGAAGGGGCAATGA
- a CDS encoding TylF/MycF/NovP-related O-methyltransferase: MGYVEGISQWSQSEKEFNRLRGQILSQKAADYIDDFPVTARRQSICRMLARIKLFEKVMDVKGAVIECGVHRGAGLMLFYHLSSLWEPYAINRRIYGFDTFNGFPKSSPEDPLKVHEGTLSSSNYAVLREMIPLHDMNRPLSHMPKAELIKGDATVTIPEFVKKHPELIVSLLYLDFDLYEPTKTALRHFLPLVPKGGVVAFDELNAPKWAGETQAFKEFFNVNKVELKKFPFDPYIAYSVV, from the coding sequence ATGGGGTATGTCGAAGGGATCAGCCAGTGGAGCCAGAGTGAGAAAGAATTTAACCGTTTGCGGGGACAGATCCTTTCGCAAAAAGCGGCAGATTACATCGACGACTTCCCTGTGACCGCCCGGCGTCAAAGCATCTGCCGGATGCTGGCGCGCATCAAGCTTTTCGAGAAGGTTATGGACGTCAAGGGCGCTGTCATCGAGTGCGGTGTCCACCGGGGCGCCGGGCTGATGCTGTTCTATCATCTTTCCAGCCTCTGGGAGCCGTATGCCATCAACCGCCGGATTTACGGGTTCGACACGTTCAACGGTTTCCCGAAAAGTTCTCCCGAAGACCCGCTCAAGGTCCATGAGGGAACTCTGTCCTCCAGCAATTACGCGGTCCTGCGCGAGATGATCCCTTTGCATGACATGAACCGCCCGCTGTCCCATATGCCAAAGGCGGAGCTCATCAAGGGCGACGCGACGGTGACCATTCCCGAATTCGTCAAAAAGCATCCGGAGCTCATCGTGTCCCTGCTCTATCTGGACTTCGACTTGTATGAGCCGACCAAAACCGCTTTGCGCCATTTTCTTCCCCTGGTTCCCAAAGGCGGCGTCGTGGCTTTTGACGAGCTCAATGCCCCCAAATGGGCGGGAGAGACGCAGGCGTTCAAGGAATTCTTCAACGTGAACAAGGTGGAGTTGAAAAAGTTCCCGTTTGATCCCTATATTGCCTATTCCGTGGTCTAA
- a CDS encoding ketoacyl-ACP synthase III: protein MNAGIQDIFYHLPERAVDNQALQQENPSWDMSRLEKRIGVKKRYIAQEMETALDLATQACNKLLTQHPQLYKRIDGIIFCTQSGDYIMPPNACILHNRLNLPDHVFAFDFNLACSGYIYGLFLARGLIRSGSAENILLINADTYSKYIHPQDRSARMLFGDGAAVSWITVSKASMGNIRDILCYTSGAQHDKFIIPAGGCRLPKNKVTAAPITDKSGNVRTLENIHMDGLEIVSFVNSKVPAQIQEILARNDLGVAQIDLFIFHQASRLVLDYLKEALNIPKEKMHENLEEIGNTVSASIPIALKEAFRQGKIRKGEKVLISGFGVGLSWATAILEF, encoded by the coding sequence ATGAACGCGGGAATTCAGGATATTTTTTATCATTTGCCAGAGCGGGCCGTGGACAACCAGGCCTTGCAGCAAGAAAATCCCTCGTGGGACATGTCCCGGTTAGAAAAGCGAATCGGCGTCAAGAAAAGGTATATCGCCCAGGAGATGGAAACCGCTCTCGATTTGGCCACTCAAGCCTGCAATAAACTTCTCACCCAGCATCCCCAGCTCTACAAGAGAATAGATGGAATCATTTTTTGTACGCAAAGTGGAGATTATATTATGCCCCCCAATGCTTGCATCCTCCATAACCGTTTGAATCTTCCAGATCATGTCTTCGCCTTCGATTTTAATCTGGCATGCTCGGGGTATATCTACGGACTTTTTCTCGCGCGAGGCCTGATCCGATCAGGCAGCGCAGAAAATATCCTCCTCATCAATGCCGATACGTATTCTAAATATATCCATCCGCAGGACCGTTCGGCCAGGATGCTTTTTGGGGATGGGGCGGCCGTTTCTTGGATAACAGTTTCCAAAGCATCAATGGGTAATATAAGAGATATCCTGTGTTATACATCAGGAGCTCAGCATGATAAATTTATCATTCCGGCGGGAGGATGCCGGCTGCCTAAAAATAAAGTTACCGCTGCCCCTATAACCGATAAGAGCGGGAATGTCCGCACCCTGGAGAATATCCATATGGACGGCCTTGAGATTGTCAGCTTTGTGAATTCCAAGGTTCCGGCGCAAATTCAGGAAATTTTGGCACGAAACGATCTTGGTGTTGCCCAAATTGATCTTTTTATTTTTCATCAGGCAAGCCGTTTGGTTTTGGACTATCTCAAAGAAGCCTTGAACATCCCTAAGGAGAAGATGCATGAGAATCTTGAGGAGATCGGAAATACGGTTTCCGCTTCCATCCCTATTGCGTTGAAGGAAGCCTTTCGGCAGGGGAAAATTCGAAAAGGCGAAAAAGTCCTTATCTCGGGTTTTGGCGTCGGGTTATCTTGGGCAACGGCTATCCTCGAGTTTTGA
- a CDS encoding SDR family oxidoreductase, whose product MPEQKVMAITGTSRGLGRYLAEYYTREGFQVIGCSRHPSDFKDKHYRHFCLDISDEGKVKAMFMDMDKQFNRLDVLINNAAVHVVNYALLTPLKTVQETLNINVGGAFVCCCEAVKLMKRNAFGRIINFSSIAVPMGGEGSSVYSASKSALEQLSRVLAREVGPYGITVNTLGLSIVEETGMKNNLSEKVIAGVLGQTILKKKLSPQDVADIIDLVISEKSTQITGQTVYLGGI is encoded by the coding sequence ATGCCTGAGCAAAAGGTTATGGCCATCACTGGAACCAGCCGGGGACTTGGACGATATCTGGCCGAATACTATACCCGGGAAGGTTTTCAGGTCATTGGGTGCAGCCGCCATCCTTCTGATTTTAAAGACAAGCATTACCGGCATTTTTGTCTGGATATTTCCGATGAGGGAAAAGTTAAAGCGATGTTCATGGACATGGACAAACAATTCAATCGTTTGGATGTCCTGATCAATAACGCGGCAGTACACGTGGTGAATTACGCTTTGCTCACGCCCTTGAAAACCGTACAGGAAACTTTAAATATTAACGTCGGCGGTGCATTCGTATGCTGTTGTGAAGCGGTGAAATTGATGAAACGAAACGCTTTTGGAAGAATCATTAATTTCTCATCGATAGCCGTGCCGATGGGGGGCGAAGGCAGCTCTGTTTATAGTGCCTCTAAATCCGCCTTGGAACAGTTGTCGCGGGTTCTGGCCCGTGAGGTCGGCCCTTATGGTATTACCGTGAACACCCTGGGGTTGTCGATCGTCGAAGAGACGGGGATGAAGAATAATTTAAGCGAAAAAGTCATAGCCGGTGTCCTTGGCCAGACTATCCTTAAGAAGAAATTGTCGCCTCAGGATGTGGCGGATATCATCGACCTTGTGATATCGGAGAAAAGTACGCAGATCACCGGGCAAACGGTTTATCTGGGTGGGATTTGA
- a CDS encoding SDR family oxidoreductase, with amino-acid sequence MHSSLFDLRNKTILCTGANGWLAGGMLEGLASHGARLILLDSNPGVEKTAASLNKKFKVPAAGIAVDMFDRGEYLRTLQGIAKEARVDAVINNAFSFGSSNVETGREGDWESLSDLQWQTAFESGVLWAVQTIKPFLPSMRKKRGGSIINICSMYSLIAPNPKMYQGPWKKYLSQPTYTAVKTGLLGLTRYWASFLAPHGIRANAIAPGAFSKPATAPAFVKKLRDVIPMGRIGKPQDLAGAAVFLASDASSYMTGQCLTVDGGWTVR; translated from the coding sequence ATGCATAGTTCACTTTTCGATCTTCGTAACAAAACGATTCTTTGCACCGGCGCCAACGGGTGGCTGGCGGGGGGGATGCTGGAGGGGCTGGCGTCCCACGGCGCCCGGCTGATCCTTTTGGACAGCAATCCCGGCGTGGAAAAGACGGCCGCCTCTTTGAATAAGAAATTCAAGGTCCCGGCTGCCGGCATCGCCGTGGACATGTTCGACCGGGGGGAGTATCTCCGGACCTTGCAGGGCATCGCCAAAGAAGCGCGGGTGGACGCGGTGATCAACAACGCCTTCAGTTTCGGTTCGTCCAACGTCGAGACAGGCCGCGAAGGGGATTGGGAATCCTTGTCCGACCTCCAGTGGCAGACGGCCTTTGAGTCCGGAGTCCTGTGGGCCGTGCAGACCATCAAGCCGTTTTTGCCGTCCATGAGAAAAAAGCGCGGCGGCTCCATCATCAATATTTGTTCGATGTATTCCCTGATCGCGCCCAATCCGAAAATGTACCAGGGCCCATGGAAAAAATATTTGAGCCAGCCGACCTACACCGCGGTGAAGACCGGCCTTTTGGGGCTGACCCGTTACTGGGCGTCGTTCCTGGCCCCGCACGGCATCCGCGCCAACGCCATCGCGCCCGGCGCGTTTTCCAAGCCGGCCACGGCCCCGGCCTTTGTCAAAAAATTGCGGGACGTGATCCCCATGGGCCGCATCGGAAAGCCGCAGGATTTGGCCGGCGCGGCTGTCTTCTTGGCATCGGACGCGTCGTCCTACATGACCGGCCAGTGCCTGACCGTGGACGGCGGCTGGACGGTCAGGTAA
- a CDS encoding aminotransferase class IV has translation MKNGKLQRYIAYVDGQFVDHKEAKISIYDSALMFGDMVFEMLRTFNHKHFMLDEHLERLYASMRYVKIPFPMSIEKMKELYNETMERNKDLFDEKEELRPLINVSRGILPIYHDVDGHSLRPNLIIAVFPLRWTIGATYPNYINGISMYAASQRAIPADLLEPKVKNRSRLHYQMANLEMREIGPHAWALLLDTDGFLAEGTGSNLFLVKNGKLLTPEGRNVLRGITRDYVMQLAKELGIPCEEKNLNLYDMYQADEAFVTSTPYCIVPVTSVNSVAIGTGKPGPVVKKLLDQWSQKVGVDIVGQVKYFFETGTQSSSNPFVELKR, from the coding sequence ATGAAAAACGGCAAGCTGCAACGGTATATCGCCTACGTGGACGGCCAATTCGTCGACCACAAGGAAGCGAAGATCTCGATCTACGACTCGGCCTTGATGTTCGGGGATATGGTCTTTGAGATGCTCCGCACGTTCAACCACAAGCATTTCATGCTCGATGAGCATCTGGAGCGGCTTTACGCCTCCATGCGTTACGTCAAGATCCCGTTCCCAATGTCTATCGAGAAGATGAAAGAGCTCTACAACGAGACCATGGAGCGCAACAAGGACCTTTTTGACGAGAAGGAAGAGCTCCGCCCCCTGATCAACGTGTCCCGCGGCATCCTGCCGATCTACCATGACGTGGACGGCCATTCCCTGCGTCCGAACCTGATCATCGCGGTGTTCCCTCTGCGCTGGACCATCGGCGCCACGTACCCCAATTATATCAACGGCATCAGCATGTATGCCGCGAGCCAGAGGGCGATCCCGGCGGACCTGCTGGAGCCCAAGGTGAAGAACCGCAGCCGCCTGCATTACCAGATGGCGAACCTGGAAATGCGGGAGATCGGGCCGCACGCCTGGGCGCTTCTGCTGGACACGGACGGCTTTTTGGCCGAGGGCACGGGTTCGAACCTGTTCCTGGTCAAGAACGGCAAGCTTCTGACTCCCGAGGGCCGCAACGTCCTGCGCGGCATCACCCGCGATTACGTGATGCAGTTGGCCAAAGAGCTGGGAATCCCCTGCGAGGAGAAAAACTTGAATCTTTACGATATGTACCAGGCCGATGAGGCCTTTGTCACCAGCACGCCGTATTGCATCGTCCCGGTCACCAGCGTCAACAGTGTTGCCATCGGGACCGGAAAGCCGGGCCCCGTGGTCAAAAAATTGCTCGACCAATGGAGCCAGAAGGTCGGCGTGGACATCGTCGGACAGGTGAAATATTTCTTTGAAACCGGCACGCAGTCTTCCTCGAACCCGTTTGTGGAGTTAAAACGCTAA
- a CDS encoding glycosyltransferase family protein, protein MSFPNIVAVIQARMGSSRLPQKSMMPLAGRPLVDHVMERAKKAGSLSQVVMAIPVTVDNDPIAERARALGVEVFRGSENDLVDRYYQAARTHQADVVVRMCADNPLIHPEEVDRIVGAFLKSDYDFMSNVGPVMGNNYPDGLGAEVFRFSCLEWIHSNIKDPRGREHVHENFYGHPDRFRLGTVPCPEEFAFPDIVLDINTKEEYDFIAKLFNDLSGEDRLITIFDIIPWYREHEHLLPPTYARHRDSLKK, encoded by the coding sequence ATGAGTTTCCCGAATATCGTGGCTGTCATCCAGGCCCGGATGGGCTCCAGCCGTCTGCCCCAAAAATCCATGATGCCGCTGGCGGGCAGGCCGCTGGTGGACCACGTCATGGAGCGGGCGAAGAAGGCCGGGTCCCTGTCGCAGGTGGTCATGGCGATCCCGGTGACCGTGGACAACGACCCGATCGCCGAGCGGGCGAGGGCTCTGGGGGTGGAGGTCTTCCGCGGCAGTGAGAACGACCTCGTGGACCGGTATTACCAGGCGGCCAGGACCCACCAGGCGGATGTCGTGGTCCGCATGTGCGCGGACAACCCGCTCATCCATCCGGAGGAGGTGGATCGGATCGTGGGCGCGTTCTTGAAGAGCGATTACGACTTCATGTCCAACGTCGGGCCGGTGATGGGCAACAATTATCCGGACGGGCTGGGCGCGGAGGTGTTCCGTTTCTCCTGCCTGGAGTGGATACACTCCAACATCAAGGACCCCCGCGGCCGCGAGCACGTCCATGAGAATTTTTACGGCCACCCGGACCGTTTCCGGCTGGGCACGGTCCCCTGCCCGGAGGAGTTCGCGTTTCCCGACATTGTGCTGGATATTAATACCAAAGAGGAATATGATTTTATAGCGAAACTTTTTAACGATTTGTCCGGGGAAGACCGGTTGATCACCATTTTCGACATCATCCCCTGGTACCGGGAGCATGAACATTTGCTGCCGCCGACGTATGCGCGGCACAGGGATTCTTTGAAAAAATAA
- a CDS encoding class I SAM-dependent methyltransferase yields the protein MLRQDLVLFRNDRKPYLLLTPGQEAVRQMVLRKIRDGIYSFVPRSCLCGSGENQAVLISEKDRYGIFQRIVMCTNCSLIYSVFQMDASSSKRFYEEVYRKLYDPDGWTASQAFQKQYQRGCEIQKLAKPYFPPGKRLHVLDIGCNAGGFLKPFADKGDDVCGIDLDDRYFAFGESQGVGNLFKSSLAELMPQQKSFDLILDSHVLEHTDDPVAELRRIKALLSDGGFVYLEVPDFDPAVKADLLAEIENAHNWYFDEFYLMQMLASMGFQVMEVRKPFHLGILARKGPRDVPETALYRGPFPERCRIKIEALRRISLRNRWYMPVQGVLRFIRKTKRVVIPALTC from the coding sequence GTGCTGCGGCAAGATCTGGTGCTTTTCCGGAATGACAGGAAACCCTATCTTTTGCTGACCCCCGGGCAGGAAGCGGTCCGGCAGATGGTGTTGCGGAAGATCAGGGACGGGATCTATTCCTTTGTCCCGAGGTCGTGTCTCTGCGGATCGGGAGAGAACCAGGCGGTTTTGATCTCCGAGAAAGACCGCTATGGGATTTTTCAGCGGATCGTGATGTGCACGAATTGCAGTCTTATCTATAGCGTTTTTCAGATGGATGCGAGCTCCTCCAAACGATTTTATGAGGAGGTCTATCGAAAGCTGTACGACCCGGACGGTTGGACCGCCAGCCAAGCATTTCAGAAGCAGTATCAGCGCGGCTGTGAAATTCAAAAATTGGCGAAGCCGTATTTCCCCCCGGGCAAGCGGCTTCATGTCCTGGACATCGGTTGCAATGCCGGGGGATTTCTGAAGCCGTTCGCGGACAAGGGAGACGATGTCTGCGGGATTGATCTGGATGACAGGTATTTTGCGTTTGGAGAATCTCAGGGAGTCGGCAATCTTTTCAAGAGTTCCCTGGCAGAGTTGATGCCGCAGCAGAAGTCATTTGATTTGATTCTCGACTCTCACGTCCTTGAGCATACGGACGATCCCGTCGCGGAGTTGAGAAGGATCAAAGCGCTGCTGAGCGACGGCGGTTTTGTTTACCTCGAAGTGCCGGATTTTGATCCTGCAGTCAAGGCCGATCTTCTGGCGGAGATCGAGAACGCGCACAATTGGTATTTTGACGAATTTTATTTGATGCAGATGCTGGCTTCAATGGGATTCCAGGTTATGGAGGTGCGCAAGCCGTTCCACCTTGGGATCCTGGCCCGCAAGGGTCCGAGGGATGTCCCGGAGACAGCTCTCTACCGAGGACCTTTCCCGGAACGCTGCCGGATAAAGATCGAGGCATTGCGCAGGATCTCCCTGAGAAATCGGTGGTATATGCCGGTACAAGGGGTTCTGCGTTTTATAAGGAAAACGAAAAGGGTCGTCATCCCGGCCCTGACCTGCTGA